In Chitinophaga sp. HK235, a single window of DNA contains:
- a CDS encoding helix-turn-helix transcriptional regulator encodes MNLRRDVFQAIADPTRRAILLLVASQALTAGAIASNFDTARPTISKHLQILTECELLEQEQNGREIYYHLNAKKMKEVADFIEPFRKMWDDRFNKLEAIMKTYKTKK; translated from the coding sequence ATGAATTTAAGAAGAGATGTATTTCAAGCGATAGCAGACCCGACAAGAAGGGCTATACTATTGTTGGTTGCTTCGCAGGCCCTGACAGCAGGGGCAATAGCCTCTAATTTTGATACGGCAAGGCCGACCATTTCCAAGCATCTGCAAATACTCACGGAATGTGAGTTACTGGAACAGGAGCAGAACGGAAGGGAAATTTATTATCACCTCAATGCAAAAAAAATGAAAGAAGTAGCCGATTTTATAGAACCCTTCCGCAAAATGTGGGATGACAGGTTTAATAAACTGGAAGCCATCATGAAAACCTACAAAACAAAAAAATAG
- a CDS encoding SpvB/TcaC N-terminal domain-containing protein translates to MSGDNHSPVKPASFLSSMMDNTTETKSNAIDIPKISLPKGGGALKNIDEKFTVNPSNGTASLSIPLPFSPNRNGFTPQLSLIYNSGTGNSLFGIGWNLPLTAIQRSTDKKLPQYADTTDVNLIEQEDSFMLSGMEELVAVTDKDNAIVQSTHNGFIVREYRPRIESGFSRIERIYHPDKGYYWRVTSRENITTWFGYSPACRLADPAHPERIFSWLPELSYDNKGSWILYTYKAEDLNGVTNEVYERNRFNKQALFVNQHLSSVQYGNTTAYYPDPNQPYDVQLPQDMSCCFELLLDYGEYNTLTPQPGNVQPWPSRKDPYSSFRAGFETRTYRLCKRALMFHHFPDLNGGAPTLVRSLDFDYTPSATQVNETNLPVEVTFLSANQPQQLNR, encoded by the coding sequence ATGTCTGGTGATAACCATTCTCCTGTAAAACCGGCATCGTTTCTCAGCAGTATGATGGATAATACTACAGAAACGAAATCCAATGCCATTGATATTCCTAAAATATCGCTGCCCAAAGGCGGAGGCGCATTAAAGAATATTGATGAAAAATTTACGGTAAACCCCTCCAACGGTACGGCTTCCCTATCGATACCACTACCTTTCTCTCCTAACCGCAACGGGTTTACCCCTCAGCTGTCACTTATCTATAATTCCGGTACCGGTAACAGTCTTTTTGGTATCGGCTGGAACCTGCCACTGACAGCCATCCAGCGGAGCACCGATAAAAAACTGCCACAGTATGCAGATACAACAGACGTAAATCTTATTGAACAGGAAGATTCTTTTATGCTGTCCGGCATGGAAGAATTAGTGGCAGTAACAGATAAGGATAACGCTATTGTACAATCCACTCACAATGGCTTTATCGTACGGGAGTACCGTCCACGCATCGAAAGCGGCTTTTCCCGCATCGAACGCATATATCATCCCGACAAAGGCTACTACTGGCGGGTAACTTCCAGAGAGAATATCACTACCTGGTTTGGATACAGCCCTGCCTGTCGCCTTGCTGATCCTGCCCACCCGGAGCGGATTTTTTCCTGGCTTCCGGAACTTAGCTACGACAACAAGGGAAGCTGGATATTATATACCTATAAGGCTGAAGATCTCAATGGTGTTACGAATGAAGTATATGAACGGAACCGGTTTAACAAGCAGGCATTATTCGTCAACCAGCACCTCAGCTCAGTGCAATACGGTAATACAACCGCCTACTACCCCGATCCCAACCAGCCTTATGATGTACAGTTACCACAGGACATGAGTTGCTGTTTCGAACTATTGCTGGATTATGGTGAGTATAACACATTGACTCCTCAACCAGGAAACGTACAGCCCTGGCCATCCCGCAAAGATCCTTATTCCTCCTTCCGTGCAGGCTTTGAGACAAGGACCTACCGTTTATGCAAACGGGCACTGATGTTCCATCATTTTCCGGATTTAAACGGTGGCGCACCTACGCTGGTGCGTTCCCTGGACTTTGATTATACACCATCTGCCACACAGGTAAATGAAACAAACCTCCCTGTGGAAGTTACCTTTCTTTCTGCTAACCAGCCCCAGCAACTCAACAGATAA